From a single Rosa rugosa chromosome 7, drRosRugo1.1, whole genome shotgun sequence genomic region:
- the LOC133720431 gene encoding mitochondrial import inner membrane translocase subunit TIM17-2 yields MGTPETSREPCPDRILDDVGGAFGMGAVGGAAFHFIKGIYNSPKGARLVGGSQAVRMNAPRVGGSFAVWGGLFSTFDCTMVYLRQKEDPWNSIIAGAATGGFLQMRQGLGATARSAAMGGVLLALIEGAGIMLNKIMSEQQQQQQMVMEDPGAALPGMPQMGGPPGSEETSSVGSWLGGWFGKAKEPEPASSGSETKVLESFDAPPVPSFEFK; encoded by the coding sequence ATGGGAACTCCAGAAACATCTCGGGAGCCGTGCCCGGACAGAATCCTCGACGACGTGGGCGGAGCCTTCGGGATGGGGGCCGTCGGAGGGGCGGCCTTCCACTTCATCAAAGGCATCTACAACTCCCCCAAGGGCGCGCGTCTCGTCGGAGGCTCCCAGGCCGTCCGCATGAACGCCCCCCGCGTCGGCGGAAGCTTCGCCGTCTGGGGCGGACTCTTCTCCACCTTCGACTGCACCATGGTCTACCTCCGCCAGAAAGAGGACCCCTGGAACTCCATCATCGCCGGCGCGGCCACCGGAGGCTTCCTCCAGATGCGGCAGGGCCTCGGCGCCACCGCGAGGTCCGCCGCCATGGGAGGGGTTCTGTTGGCCCTGATCGAAGGCGCCGGGATCATGCTCAACAAAATCATGAGCGagcagcaacagcagcagcagatGGTGATGGAGGATCCTGGTGCTGCTCTGCCTGGGATGCCGCAGATGGGCGGGCCTCCCGGCTCGGAAGAAACCTCCTCCGTTGGGTCGTGGTTGGGAGGGTGGTTTGGGAAAGCCAAAGAGCCTGAGCCGGCCAGCAGCGGAAGCGAGACGAAGGTCCTCGAGAGTTTTGATGCGCCTCCAGTGCCCTCTTTCGAGTTCAAGTGA
- the LOC133722212 gene encoding uncharacterized CRM domain-containing protein At3g25440, chloroplastic-like → MGITGGTRNLLLRFCCLAKNVLGLSLPTVGSLPCHMCIQRQSYRVMASFILSVDSALLSRSNMYQYQTLLRNLPPTRCMSRTLFELKTDNGVVRFSIGKPLDETGSLTQGKKVAKRVKMSKKAKLNELRFYRLKAKKKINSPNPEVRIRYKLEKAKRKEAWLIEKLRKFQVHKASAETHDPEILTEEEKHYLKRTGEKKKNYVPVGRRGVFGGVVLNMHLHWKKHETVKVICKPCKPGQVHEYADELARLSKGIVIDIKSNNTIIFYRGKNYVQPEVMSPPDTLSKNKALEKYRYEQSLEHTSQFIEKLEKELEEYHQHLARFKKVKEDTTQDCLMDR, encoded by the exons ATGGGCATCACAGGAGGAACAAG GAATTTGTTGCTCCGCTTCTGTTGTTTGGCCAAAAATGTGTTAGGCCTCTCTCTGCCAACCGTAGGCTCTCTTCCTTGTCACATGTGTATACAAAGGCAAAGCTACCGGGTTATGGCATCTTTCATACTCTCAGTAGATTCTGCATTGCTGAGCAGATCAAATATGTATCAGTATCAAACTCTTCTCAGAAATTTGCCACCCACCAGATGCATGAGTAGGACTTTGTTTGAGCTCAAAACAGACAATGGTGTTGTGCGGTTTTCAATTGGTAAGCCACTTGATGAAACTGGTTCCTTGACACAAGGGAAGAAGGTGGCCAAACGAGTTAAAATGTCcaagaaggccaaactgaatgaACTACGATTTTATCGTCTAAAGGCCAAAAAGAAGATCAATTCTCCAAATCCGGAAGTTAGGATTAGATACAAACTTGAAAAG GCAAAACGAAAGGAAGCATGGTTGATTGAGAAGTTGAGAAAATTCCAGGTTCACAAAGCTTCTGCTGAAACACATGATCCTGAAATTTTAActgaagaagaaaagcattATCTTAAGCGAACTggtgagaaaaagaagaactatGTGCCAGTTGGAAGGCGGGGAGTATTTGGAGGGGTTGTTTTAAATATGCATCTGCATTGGAAGAAGCATGAGACAGTAAAGGTTATATGCAAACCTTGTAAGCCAGGACAGGTTCATGAATATGCTGATGAGCTAGCTCGGCTGAGCAAAGGCATAGTGATTGACATCAAATCTAATAATACTATAATTTTCTATCGGGGGAAGAACTATGTGCAGCCGGAAGTAATGTCACCACCGGATACACTGTCCAAAAATAAG GCGCTCGAAAAATATAGGTATGAGCAGTCCCTCGAACATACAAGTCAGTTTATTGAAAAATTGGAGAAAGAACTAGAGGAATATCACCAGCATCTTGCTCGGTTTAAGAAAGTAAAAGAGGATACGACACAAGATTGTTTGATGGATAGATGA
- the LOC133723755 gene encoding heavy metal-associated isoprenylated plant protein 21-like encodes MGALNYLSNFCTVTRTRTKRKTMQKVEIKVKMDCDGCERKVKKAVSTMKGVESVEVNRKQSRVIVNGYVEANRVLKRVKSTGKRAEIWPYIPQHLVHYPHASGAYDKRAPPGHVKNTFAFPASDASDNNIVSFFSDDNVNACSIM; translated from the exons TTCCAACTTTTGCACTGTCACTAGAACAAGGACCAAGAGGAAAACAATGCAG AAAGTTGAGATCAAAGTCAAAATGGATTGTGATGGCTGTGAAAGAAAAGTTAAGAAGGCTGTTTCGACTATgaaag GTGTAGAAAGTGTGGAGGTGAACCGAAAACAAAGTCGGGTAATTGTAAACGGGTATGTGGAAGCAAACAGGGTTTTGAAGAGAGTTAAGAGTACGGGCAAAAGAGCTGAAATTTGGCCATACATCCCTCAACATCTAGTCCATTATCCACACGCCTCCGGAGCCTACGACAAAAGGGCACCACCAGGTCACGTTAAGAATACATTTGCTTTTCCGGCCTCTGATGCATCTGACAACAACATTGTCTCATTTTTCAGTGATGACAATGTAAATGCTTGTTCTATAATGTAG